DNA from Aphis gossypii isolate Hap1 chromosome 3, ASM2018417v2, whole genome shotgun sequence:
CCAACTTTTATAACGGCcacctaaaatttaaaattttaataaaagtgtaagatattacagtaatttaatatatgaatataatacctTGTTTCCATAACCATCCTTCTTTGTCTGGGTTGAAGAATGTATGCATTAAGTCATTACCATCATCTTCAGGTATTTTAAAAGGTTCTGTTTTTATGCTATCATACAAACtcttaacaaacaaaaaattaaaatagtatatttttgagtcttaaaaataacatttttgaacttACAATTAAAAGTTCTCGAGGTAAATCACCACCATTGTTAATACCACGAttcatttgtataaattgttcaaCTGATGGTTTATCTTTAACACTAGGGTTATGAAGACTTgtgtttaacattataatagcaAATGACAAAACATAACaagtatctaaaaaatattaaattaaataatattataaataacacagttttgaaatattttacctgtattggtaaaaatatttgggtTTAATTGACAATATCTTTCTGCAAAACACTCCATCATTCTATCAATTTTTTGAGCTTCGCCTGGAAGTCTAAAACTCCATAGAAattgtctaaaaatatataacattgtttattaaataatcattaatctatttaaattaatatttttgatgattggtttaaaattaacttatactaataaagtcttaaaactaatgaaaaatatattttatgttaaacaataattagttgtaattaaataattgtttagtgaagattttgtttacaaattaatagtttaattattagttattttattttatattcaacataacgttaagtattttttatattttaatgaagaataaccaactatatatatatatttattttatattattataaatatagaagaaaatcaataatagttttttttttcaaaaaataagttaatattgttgtttcagcatctaataaaagaaataactattactttaatataatttagtattacactacaaaaaaaaaatatttctctatatttcaaatatttagtataaaacaattacaatgACTAAAGTTAAcacaacaaaatgtaaaacatgaCTATCATATTAtggacaaataaaataactaaaaaataaaataaaatgtgaatatatattttaatattatattatataaacactatttactgaacactttattattatttgtttctattactaggtatataatttaattttataccttaAAGCTTGGACCAGTATGAGATCAGTAAAATCGTGGAGAGAAACAAACTCTCTTAGAACTctttcattaaaatcatttcgTTCTCCCAAATAATCGCCAATTGCGGTCTTATTTAATCCTTCTCCTTTATAGAGGAAAGCAGCAACATCAGCTTCATTGTGGTTTAGTAGACCATGTTCAACAAGAAATTCAATTCCTTTCTTTGGGTccatattgaattttttacgaCCAATTGATATTTGTTTGGCTTTGGTTtgatttttactaaaacaaatgaaaaaataacatttattatacctacattaataaattacatgaaatgtatttgaaataaattaataaaatgaataataattacctatcatCATTGGAATCCATGTTTTCCATTTCACTAACAACTTCGGATAACTCATCTTTCAattgctaaaaatataaaataaaattttataataaaataaaataaaatattaactatagttatacaatttatattcaacatagtattaatttccaataataaaatttcaaactacaaatgttatttta
Protein-coding regions in this window:
- the LOC114129269 gene encoding cytohesin-1 isoform X2, yielding MENMDSNDDSKNQTKAKQISIGRKKFNMDPKKGIEFLVEHGLLNHNEADVAAFLYKGEGLNKTAIGDYLGERNDFNERVLREFVSLHDFTDLILVQALRQFLWSFRLPGEAQKIDRMMECFAERYCQLNPNIFTNTDTCYVLSFAIIMLNTSLHNPSVKDKPSVEQFIQMNRGINNGGDLPRELLISLYDSIKTEPFKIPEDDGNDLMHTFFNPDKEGWLWKQGGRYKSWKRRWFILNDNCLYYFEYTTDKEPRGIIPLENIEVREVSDRHKPHCFELYAAPGTTDFIKACKTDSEGKVVEGKHTVYRMSAATAEEKDEWTKCLKQSISHNPFYDMLAARKKKAQKNSVHGRS
- the LOC114129269 gene encoding cytohesin-1 isoform X1, with the protein product MNVPYINDTFNINELSTDQQKLLIEIRRRKAELLLEIQQLKDELSEVVSEMENMDSNDDSKNQTKAKQISIGRKKFNMDPKKGIEFLVEHGLLNHNEADVAAFLYKGEGLNKTAIGDYLGERNDFNERVLREFVSLHDFTDLILVQALRQFLWSFRLPGEAQKIDRMMECFAERYCQLNPNIFTNTDTCYVLSFAIIMLNTSLHNPSVKDKPSVEQFIQMNRGINNGGDLPRELLISLYDSIKTEPFKIPEDDGNDLMHTFFNPDKEGWLWKQGGRYKSWKRRWFILNDNCLYYFEYTTDKEPRGIIPLENIEVREVSDRHKPHCFELYAAPGTTDFIKACKTDSEGKVVEGKHTVYRMSAATAEEKDEWTKCLKQSISHNPFYDMLAARKKKAQKNSVHGRS